A stretch of the Fretibacterium sp. OH1220_COT-178 genome encodes the following:
- a CDS encoding integrase core domain-containing protein, which produces MAIDDYSRELHAAILPDKTAASAGSFPGQILEECAYTIETAYTDNGKEFQGNPEHHAFAELCMRKGIGQKFTRPATSKTNGKAERVVRTLMEMWHDKEHFESLELRRKSLARFVNDYNWVKPHKALGNLTPGEKLCLYFFSQEFVNNT; this is translated from the coding sequence GTGGCGATCGACGACTACAGCCGTGAGCTCCATGCGGCCATCCTGCCGGACAAGACAGCCGCTTCTGCAGGGAGCTTTCCGGGTCAAATCCTGGAGGAATGCGCGTATACGATTGAGACAGCCTATACGGATAACGGCAAAGAGTTTCAAGGGAATCCGGAGCATCACGCTTTTGCGGAGCTGTGCATGAGAAAGGGTATCGGGCAGAAGTTCACGCGCCCGGCAACCTCCAAGACCAATGGCAAGGCGGAACGAGTCGTACGGACCTTGATGGAGATGTGGCACGATAAGGAGCATTTCGAGTCTCTGGAGCTTCGCAGAAAATCACTGGCTCGTTTCGTCAATGACTACAACTGGGTCAAACCTCACAAAGCTCTGGGTAATTTGACGCCGGGAGAAAAGCTCTGCTTATATTTTTTCAGTCAGGAGTTTGTAAATAACACTTGA
- a CDS encoding type II toxin-antitoxin system RelB/DinJ family antitoxin: MATKTANVLARVEPDVKEEAERIMNQLGVPASVVINMLYKQIILKREIPFALSLPRRPVSREEMSDAQFDAMMRSGMDQARADAARPAADVVSDLKKELRAWR, encoded by the coding sequence ATGGCGACGAAAACCGCAAATGTATTGGCGCGCGTCGAGCCCGACGTCAAGGAGGAGGCGGAGCGCATCATGAACCAGCTGGGGGTCCCGGCCTCCGTGGTCATCAACATGCTGTATAAACAGATCATCCTGAAGCGTGAGATCCCGTTTGCACTTTCACTCCCGAGGCGGCCCGTTTCAAGAGAGGAAATGAGCGACGCACAGTTCGATGCCATGATGCGCAGCGGCATGGATCAGGCAAGGGCGGATGCGGCCCGGCCGGCGGCGGACGTGGTCTCGGATCTGAAAAAGGAACTTCGGGCGTGGAGGTAA
- a CDS encoding 2-hydroxyacid dehydrogenase, producing the protein MDQNGGDGVGRIVFADAFNFAEESYRELAAVAEIVRCDLDDRPGLMAAVGDAEIVVAEYARVDEALMAAAPRLRGVVVYGVGTDHIDLEAAAARGLTVRNTSGANANAVAELTFGLLLNCLRGIHRADRYVRAGGWTSGQSGALPDFFHGTELRGRVLGLVGFGNIGRRVAEIAAGFGMVPFHWQPRPAAGSAVPYLELGDLIARADVLSVHCPLNGESRGLLSRERLGAMKRGAVLLATSRGGIVDEEALADLLKSGHIAAAGLDVFADEPILRSSPLLRAPNVVLTPHIGGSTAEAEAEIARKIVGICREMLGV; encoded by the coding sequence TTGGATCAAAACGGGGGAGATGGCGTGGGAAGGATCGTCTTTGCGGATGCGTTCAATTTTGCGGAGGAGTCGTACCGGGAGCTCGCCGCGGTGGCGGAGATCGTGCGGTGCGACCTGGACGACCGCCCCGGCCTGATGGCGGCCGTCGGGGATGCGGAGATCGTGGTGGCCGAGTACGCACGTGTGGACGAGGCGCTGATGGCGGCGGCTCCTCGGTTGAGGGGGGTCGTGGTCTACGGGGTCGGTACGGACCACATCGATCTGGAGGCGGCCGCGGCGCGCGGGCTGACGGTCCGGAACACCAGCGGGGCCAACGCCAACGCCGTCGCGGAGCTGACCTTCGGGCTCCTGCTGAACTGCCTGAGGGGCATCCACAGGGCGGACCGCTACGTCCGGGCCGGGGGATGGACGAGCGGCCAGAGCGGCGCGCTGCCCGACTTCTTCCACGGCACGGAACTGCGCGGAAGGGTGCTGGGGCTCGTGGGTTTCGGCAACATCGGCCGCCGGGTCGCCGAGATCGCGGCGGGGTTCGGCATGGTCCCCTTCCACTGGCAGCCCCGCCCGGCCGCCGGTTCGGCCGTTCCCTATCTGGAGCTGGGCGACCTGATCGCCCGGGCTGACGTCCTCTCGGTCCACTGCCCGCTGAACGGAGAGAGCCGGGGGCTCCTGTCGCGCGAGCGCCTGGGCGCCATGAAGCGGGGGGCCGTGCTGCTCGCCACGTCTCGGGGCGGCATCGTGGACGAGGAGGCCCTGGCGGATCTGCTGAAGTCCGGCCACATCGCTGCCGCGGGGCTGGACGTGTTCGCCGACGAGCCGATCCTCCGGAGCTCCCCGCTGCTCCGGGCCCCGAACGTGGTCCTGACGCCGCACATCGGCGGCTCCACGGCCGAGGCGGAGGCGGAGATCGCCCGGAAGATCGTCGGGATCTGCAGGGAGATGCTCGGGGTTTAG